The Pan paniscus chromosome 3, NHGRI_mPanPan1-v2.0_pri, whole genome shotgun sequence genome includes a window with the following:
- the ADH6 gene encoding alcohol dehydrogenase 6: MLIRHDFALLGDKVITLFLPQCGECTSCLNSEGNFCIQFKQSKTQLMSDGTSSFTCKGKSIYHFGNTSTFCEYTVIKEISVAKIDAVAPLEKVCLISCGFSTGFGAAINTAKVTPGSTCAVFGLGGVGLSVVMGCKAAGAARIIGVDVNKEKFKKAQELGATECLNPQDLKKPIQEVLFDMTDAGIDFCFEAIGNLDVLAAALASCNESYGVCVVVGVLPASVQLKISGQLFFSGRSLKGSVFGGWKSRQHIPKLVADYMAEKLNLDPLITHTLNLDKINEAVELMKTGKCIRCILLL; this comes from the exons atgttaataagacatgactttgctctttTAGGTGACAAAGTTATCACACTCTTTCTGCCACAGTGTGGAGAATGTACCTCTTGCCTGAATTCTGAGGGCAATTTTTGTATACAATTCAA ACAGTCAAAAACCCAACTGATGTCTGATGGTACCAGCAGTTTTACCTGCAAGGGAAAATCAATATATCACTTTGGTAATACCAGCACCTTCTGTGAATACACAGTGATAAAGGAAATCTCAGTTGCCAAGATTGATGCAGTCGCTCCTCTAGAGAAAGTATGCCTAATTAGCTGTGGCTTTTCCACTGGGTTTGGTGCTGCAATCAATACTGCCAAG GTGACTCCAGGTTCTACCTGTGCTGTGTTTGGCCTGGGAGGAGTCGGCTTGTCTGTTGTCATGGGTTGTAAAGCAGCAGGAGCAGCCAGGATCATTGGAGTGGATGTCAACAAGGAGAAATTTAAGAAGGCACAGGAATTGGGTGCTACTGAGTGCCTCAATCCTCAGGATTTAAAGAAACCCATTCAAGAAGTTTTATTTGATATGACAGATGCTGGTATAGACTTCTGCTTTGAGGCCATTGGAAATCTGGACGTTCTG GCAGCTGCCCTCGCCTCCTGCAATGAGAGCTATGGGGTCTGTGTGGTTGTTGGGGTGTTGCCTGCCAGTGTTCAACTCAAAATCAGTGGCCAGTTGTTCTTCTCAGGACGTTCTTTGAAGGGTTCTGTTTTTGGAG GCTGGAAGAGCAGACAGCACATCCCTAAACTGGTTGCTGATTATATGGCAGAGAAGTTGAATCTAGATCCACTAATTACTCATACTCTGAATCTTGATAAAATCAATGAAGCAGTTGAATTAATGAAAACTGGAAAATG tatCCGCTGTATCCTGTTACTTTAA